The genomic stretch NNNNNNNNNNNNNNNNNNNNNNNNNNNNNNNNNNNNNNNNNNNNNNNNNNNNNNNNNNNNNNNNNNNNNNNNNNNNNNNNNNNNNNNNNNNNAGGCCCAGCACGTCGTCGACCAGCTGGTAGGCGACGCCGAGATGCCGTCCGGCCCGGTCCAGCGCGCCGGCCGTGGTCTCGTCCGCCCCGCCGAGCACGGCGCCCAGCGCGGCGGCACAGCCCAGCAGCGCGCCCGTCTTGCCCTCCGCCATCGCCCGGTACTCGCCGGGGGTCACCCGCTCCGGACCGGTGCACGGCCGGGCGGCGAACAGCAGGTCGTCGGCCTGCCCGCGCACCAGATCGGCGAGCGCCGCCGACAGCAGCCGTACGGCGCCGGCCCCCTGCGGCACGGTGGCGAGGGTCTCCACCGCCAGCGCGAACAGGGCGTCACCGGCGAGCACCGCCGGGCCCGTGCCGTACGCCTTCCACACGGCGGGGCGACGGCGCCGGGTCGGGTCGCCGTCCATGATGTCGTCGTGCAGCAGTGAGAAGGCATGCACCAGTTCCACCGCCACCGCCGCCGGGACACCGGCCCGCCCGTCGGCGCCCGCCGCCTCGGCGCCGAGCACCGCCANNNNNNNNNNNNNNNNNNNNNNNNNNNNNNNNNNNNNNNNNNNNNNNNNNNNNNNNNNNNNNNNNNNNNNNNNNNNNNNNNNNNNNNNNNNNNNNNNNNNNNNNNNNNNNNNNNNNNNNNNNNNNNNNNNNNNNNNNNNNNNNNNNNNNNNNNNNNNNNNNNNNNNNNNNNNNNNNNNNNNNNNNNNNNNNNNNNNNNNNNNNNNNNNNNNNNNNNNNNNNNNNNNNNNNNNNNNNNNNNNNNNNNNNNNCGCCTGCCGTACGCCCTTGCCGCCCGGCGCGGCGACGGGCGTCCCGCCGACCTCGCACCAGCCGAAGGAGTACGCGGCCATCTCGGCCACCCACGGATGCAGCCGGCCCACCGCCTCCCGCAGCGCGGGCCGCACCAAGTCCCCGCATCGGGCGAGGACTTCGGGCGCCGACGGCGGGGCCTGTATCGCGGTCACCGGGCCACCGCCGCGACAGGACCGAACTCCTCCTGGGCCCGGGCCACCATCTCCCGGGCGTGCTTCAGGCCGCTCCGCTCCAACGTCCGTGCCAGGTCGGCGAGTTCGGCTGCCGTCTCCGCGCGGTCCCGGCCCAGCTGCGCCAGCGACTTGGCCAGGCCCAGCCGGGCCAGCGCCTCGCCGCGCGGCTCGCTCATGGCGCGGAACTCCTCCAGCGCGAGCTCGTACAGGTCCCGCGCCTCTGCGTGACGCCCGGCGCGATACAGCACGTTGCCGCGCATCTTGTGGTTGTAGGCGAGCGCGCTGGAGAGGTCCATCGCGCGGCAGCCGGCCTCCGCCCGGGACAGCAGTTCCAGCGCCCCCTCGGTGTCCTTGTCGCGCACCGAGAGGATGTCGGCGAGCCCGCGCAGCGCCCAGGCGTGCCCGCGCCGGTCCTCCGCCCGCTCGGCTATCTCCGCCGCCTCCTCGAACAGCGCGTAGGCGCGGTCGTGGTCGCCGGTGTTGCGGTGCATCTGTGCGATGCCCTCCAGCGCCCACACGGTGTGCCGGGCCTCACCGCGCTTGCGCGCCTCGGCCAGCAGCTGCTCGTGCAGCCGGCCGACCGCCGCGTAGTCGCCCTGGATCCGGCCGGTCTCCGCGAGGCCGGCCAGCGAGTAGCCGCGGACGACGATGTCCCCGCCGCGCTCGCCGAGT from Streptomyces roseochromogenus subsp. oscitans DS 12.976 encodes the following:
- a CDS encoding polyprenyl synthetase family protein — encoded protein: AVLGAEAAGADGRAGVPAAVAVELVHAFSLLHDDIMDGDPTRRRRPAVWKAYGTGPAVLAGDALFALAVETLATVPQGAGAVRLLSAALADLVRGQADDLLFAARPCTGPERVTPGEYRAMAEGKTGALLGCAAALGAVLGGADETTAGALDRAGRHLGVAYQLVDDVLGL
- a CDS encoding tetratricopeptide repeat protein yields the protein MYGKAFAPEYQGALTTLSVNSSLVDVLAEGTEKLHEAERSGRPAEAARCGLAVAEAHRRLGHVADADRAWKASYRAARTAGDTAAMAWALWSGGTLARQRGAFPLAWRLLGLAAELGERGGDIVVRGYSLAGLAETGRIQGDYAAVGRLHEQLLAEARKRGEARHTVWALEGIAQMHRNTGDHDRAYALFEEAAEIAERAEDRRGHAWALRGLADILSVRDKDTEGALELLSRAEAGCRAMDLSSALAYNHKMRGNVLYRAGRHAEARDLYELALEEFRAMSEPRGEALARLGLAKSLAQLGRDRAETAAELADLARTLERSGLKHAREMVARAQEEFGPVAAVAR